Genomic DNA from Pygocentrus nattereri isolate fPygNat1 chromosome 11, fPygNat1.pri, whole genome shotgun sequence:
catttcatttccaaaaatggttctccaaagaacaatccattgaaaggttctttaggaaaccaaaagagTTTCTCCTATGGCATCGCACAAAGAACATTTTGATCACCTTTATTTGTAAGAAagtacagtggggtccaaaattTTGAGACCGCTGGTGAAAGTGCTTGTATTTTGTACtcttttatcatttaatattttttttcattacagtTAACAGCATAACTATTTGAATAGCAAATATATAGTCTTTGAAATTGTAACATGACTTTCAAAAGTTTTTTTGTGCCACCTGTTGGCTTTAATTACAGTGTGCACTCAAACCGTCATGGGCTTTACAAGTTTCTCCAAAAAGGCTAAGTAGATCAAATCCAACTGAGTCATTTTAAAGTCGTCTCTTCAATGGAAGAGATAAGATTTAATATAATTCTGACCTCAGTGTCACCCTTCTACAAACAGTGCAGAATTTTGAAAATCTTGTCTTCATTTTACTTGTTGtaatatttctttgttttctatttCTCAATATCCGAAAAACCCTCTGTTTATTATTCCCAGgtttaaatggaaaaattcCCCACATTTTCTGACTttgacttttggaccccactgtagaCTTCCAAGGGCCCCCACTAATGTTCTAAAGATCTTTGCATGAAAATCCAAATGAAGCACACTGAAGGAGATATAGAATTGAGATGGAGAATTGCTTTCAGAAACTATATCATACTACATTGTTTATAACAATCTAATACACCACTAAAACACTGATGCACTATTCTCCATTTGTTGGGCTATTACTTCTACCTAATAAAGAACAGAATGCATGTAATCTGTTCTGTACTATACTGAACATTGTGGGGGGTGATGTGTATAAGTGATAATTTTCTTCCCTTTCATGTGAAGGAACTTTAAAGCTAGTGCAGCCAGAATCCTAGACGAATAACAAATTTGTGCTAAACATTCTGGGTGAACATGTTTAAATACTCAATTATAATTTACACCATGAGGCGAGGAGATCTTTTCCCTTGTACAAGACCACTTTGATCCCAAAAAAGGATGAAGATCTACCTCCTGTGGAAGCCTATAGCACGTAATTTTCTATCTGTTACCCACTATGGAAGTATTTCACAAAACACcaacatcattttaaatcacTGTTAGAACggtaagattttaagaaaaatgtctgcatttccTTGCAATTAAATTAGTGCAAACCAAATGAAGTACTGAAGTGGTTAAAGGGAAGCGAAAGATCATGTTCCATCTTGTTCAGGCTCCTCCCCTTCATACTCATAGTCCATCTCAGCTCTCTCATACTCTAATTGCGCCCCTCCGTAACCCTCATACCCCTCGCCCTCACAGATAAGCTCCTCCCTCTCATACTCCAGCCCCTCCTCCTCATATTCAAGTTCCGCCTCATCAAATGCCACAATAGGCCTCTCAGACTCcccctcttcttcttttccctGCAATGCCACCTCGTCCTCAACTGGGGGTGCTGATGGCACCGTCCCATTTGTGGCTGCTGTGTCACTTGCCGCGGCCAGCGAGCTGCTACTCATCCTAAGTTTCTTCAGTATTCCGATGATGACCGGTGcagctgctgccgctgctgccGCCTCCTCTGCTTCCCTTTGCGCTCTTTCCTTTgcttcctttcttctttcccTGACCTGCAGGGCTTCTTCCGCCCCTTCCCCAACAATGATGACCTCCTCCCCGACCCGCGGAGGCCCCTTCACAGGATTGTGGTCATAGGAGAAGAGTCGGAGCGCTGGAAGTTGCAGGAGGCTGGGGAATTCGGAGATGCGGTTGCGGTCTAAGTCCAGGATCTCCAGCTGATCCATCTTCAGGAGGACCCGGGGGAACTCCTCAAAGCGGTTGCCGTAGAGCCAGAGCCCCCGTAGCGCCTCCATGCGCCACAGGTCAGAGGGCAGGGTCCGCAGCCGGTTATCGCC
This window encodes:
- the LOC108432655 gene encoding leucine-rich repeat-containing protein 10B, which codes for MGNSSRKEGEEEGGEEKEKEKEEDGEKEEKAIKEKEEEEEASEEELPLGVDELLASGDPVLDLSYYKFRRLPKQVLGLAHLEKLYLCGNRLRTLPDGISQLQGLRILALDFNKMDDVPLAVCQLANLTRLYLGSNRLMSLPPDIRNLQSLRCLWVESNYFQHFPKQLYDLPQLRSLQIGDNRLRTLPSDLWRMEALRGLWLYGNRFEEFPRVLLKMDQLEILDLDRNRISEFPSLLQLPALRLFSYDHNPVKGPPRVGEEVIIVGEGAEEALQVRERRKEAKERAQREAEEAAAAAAAAPVIIGILKKLRMSSSSLAAASDTAATNGTVPSAPPVEDEVALQGKEEEGESERPIVAFDEAELEYEEEGLEYEREELICEGEGYEGYGGAQLEYERAEMDYEYEGEEPEQDGT